The following DNA comes from Phytohabitans rumicis.
GCCGTGGTCCTTGCGGGCCTCCGCGAGCAGGCGGCGCAGGACCGCCGGGCGCCGCGAATCCCACTCCACGCTCTCCCGCGCCGCGCGCGCCGCGGCCAGCTCGGTCCGCCACCGCGCGTCGTGGTCCAGCGATCTTTCGGGTACGACGCCCTTGCGCGCCCCGGCGACATAGGCGGTCGAGACGTGCACGATGTGGGGCGTGACGCCCGCTTTCTTCACGGCGTCGTAGAGGTCGACGACCCCTGCACGTTGGTGCGGAAGGCGTCGTCGATGGGCGGGTCGAACGACACCGTCGAGGCCGCGTGGATCACCGCGCCGACGTCACCGGGCAGCGTGAACTCGGTGTTGCCCAGCTCGCCGTCGATGACCTTGACCCGCTCGGCGACCGCCGCGGCGACGCCGTCCGCGCCGACCGCGTCCCGCCAGCGGTTGAACACCGGCCGGCGCAGCAGCGTGGCCAGCCGGTCGCTGCCGGACGAGCTGCCCCGGCGGCGGACCAGCAGCGTGACCCGGGTCTCGGGGTAGCTGGACAGGATCTTCTCCAGCAGCGCCTGACCGAGGAAACCGGTGCCGCCGGTCAGCAGGATGTGCTCCCCGTGTAAGTGGCTCATGCGGTAGCGACCCGCACGCCGAAGCTCGCCATGGCCTTGGACACCAGGTCGAGCCCTTCCTGGCCGGGCAGCTTGTCGACCTTCCCGTCGAGCATCCGCACCATCTTGCCGCCGTCCTCCCCGCCGAGCAGGTGGTTGAGTACGAACCGAGTCTCCGCCTTGGGCGTGATGGTCGATCCCACCGGGGCCCAGAAACGGCGCAGCGCGAACCGGGTGATGCGCTGGGCACGCCGGCTCTTCTCCAGCCGTTCGCGGGCTTCGGACATGTAGAACGCCAAGTGTCGGCTCTCCTGTTGCTGGATACGCTGCAGAATCTTCGTCAGCGTCGCATGCTGTTCAAGCTCGATCAACCTGCCGTAGGCGGCGTGCGCCGACCACT
Coding sequences within:
- a CDS encoding SDR family oxidoreductase, translated to MSHLHGEHILLTGGTGFLGQALLEKILSSYPETRVTLLVRRRGSSSGSDRLATLLRRPVFNRWRDAVGADGVAAAVAERVKVIDGELGNTEFTLPGDVGAVIHAASTVSFDPPIDDAFRTNVQGSSTSTTP